In a genomic window of Physeter macrocephalus isolate SW-GA chromosome 14, ASM283717v5, whole genome shotgun sequence:
- the LOC102977208 gene encoding disintegrin and metalloproteinase domain-containing protein 21-like: MSLSRAPRLAEGQVTLGAAVLLLGLWAVVAPVQCSQGRPLWRYISSELVIPRKELYRGKGVQTPGWLSYSLSFGGQRHVIHMRRKKLFWPGHLLLMTQDDQGALQMDYPFVPSDCYYLGYLEEIPFSMVTVDTCYGGLEGIMKLDDLAYEIKPLKDSERFEHVVSQIVADANATGPAYGPGHKEDRHPLFPEADVSVAPRSGARVFAAHKGIMKGFVLYSNSMYRVYNNVSKCVEALVHMCSVVDSFQQGLAVRFYLVAVVLFSERDPTVMNDYRVPGGAYARYHANTFRLVTETTSSLIVIRDGPRPGQFEPETYTMCKTDRSLLFVGYLGRHYLMLAIVSTQLIGRSFGLWYDGDNCYCMRRSTCLMAKYPALTDAFSDCSIGHWWDIVGIQGSCIFNTTVSYFNESLIKMRCGNYIVEDWEQCDCGSFKQCYSNKCCEYDCMLEEGATCNEGLCCTNCTYSEPGTLCRPIQNTCDLPEYCFGTTSQCPGDFYMQDGTPCTEEGYCYHGNCTDRTMHCREIFGRHALNAHDVCYTINRKANRFGHCTRNDRMLNHAACGEADIKCGRLQCSNVTHVPRLQEHVSFHQSKISGVWCWGVDSHYSPETTDVGHVRSGTPCAPERFCLNSTCTARIDAITYDCPPEKCNHRGICNNRRNCHCHVGWEPPLCLKRGPGGSMDSGPSSGRIRSVKTSQASILYLKLVFGRIYAFIAALLFGVATNVKNVKTSRVKEVIVGDK, translated from the coding sequence ATGTCCCTGAGCAGGGCACCAAGGCTGGCAGAGGGCCAGGTCACTCTGGGGGCAGCCGTCTTGCTGCTTGGACTCTGGGCAGTAGTGGCTCCAGTCCAGTGCTCTCAAGGCCGTCCCTTATGGCGCTACATCTCTTCGGAGTTGGTGATACCCAGGAAGGAGTTGTACCGAGGCAAGGGTGTTCAGACTCCAGGCTGGCTCTCCTACAGCCTGAGTTTTGGGGGCCAGAGGCACGTTATCCACATGCGGCGCAAGAAGTTATTTTGGCCCGGACACCTGCTGCTGATGACTCAGGATGACCAAGGAGCCTTGCAGATGGACTACCCCTTCGTCCCTTCAGATTGTTACTACCTCGGCTACCTGGAGGAGATTCCTTTTTCCATGGTCACCGTGGACACGTGCTATGGGGGTCTTGAAGGTATTATGAAGTTGGATGACCTTGCGTATGAAATCAAGCCCCTCAAGGATTCGGAAAGGTTTGAACATGTGGTTTCTCAGATAGTGGCCGATGCCAATGCAACAGGACCTGCATATGGACCGGGACACAAGGAGGATAGACACCCACTGTTCCCTGAAGCAGATGTCAGTGTAGCCCCCAGGAGTGGTGCTAGGGTGTTTGCAGCACATAAGGGAATTATGAAAGGATTTGTTCTGTATTCTAATTCAATGTATCGTGTATACAACAATGTGTCTAAGTGTGTAGAAGCCCTGGTACATATGTGTAGTGTAGTGGACTCCTTTCAACAAGGTCTTGCTGTAAGGTTCTATCTAGTTGCAGTGGTACTATTTAGTGAAAGAGATCCAACTGTCATGAATGACTATAGGGTACCAGGTGGTGCGTATGCTCGTTATCATGCAAACACTTTCAGACTAGTTACAGAAACCACTTCATCCTTGATAGTAATTCGTGACGGACCACGACCAGGTCAGTTTGAGCCAGAGACCTATACTATGTGTAAAACTGATCGTAGTCTACTGTTCGTTGGTTATCTAGGCAGACATTATTTAATGTTAGCTATTGTATCAACCCAACTCATTGGGAGAAGTTTTGGTCTGTGGTATGATGGGGACAACTGCTATTGCATGAGAAGGAGCACCTGCCTTATGGCAAAATACCCAGCCTTGACAGATGCCTTCAGCGACTGTTCCATCGGGCATTGGTGGGACATAGTAGGAATACAGGGCAGTTGTATATTTAACACAACGGTGAGCTATTTTAATGAAAGCCTGATAAAGATGCGTTGTGGAAACTATATAGTGGAGGATTGGGAGCAGTGTGACTGTGGCTCCTTCAAGCAGTGTTATAGCAACAAATGCTGCGAGTATGACTGTATGTTGGAGGAAGGGGCTACTTGTAATGAAGGACTATGCTGTACAAACTGTACCTACTCTGAACCTGGGACACTCTGCAGACCAATTCAAAATACATGTGACCTTCCAGAGTACTGTTTTGGAACAACCAGTCAATGCCCGGGAGATTTTTATATGCAGGATGGAACGCCCTGTACTGAAGAAGGCTACTGCTATCATGGAAACTGCACTGACCGCACTATGCACTGCAGAGAAATCTTTGGAAGACACGCTCTTAACGCTCATGATGTCTGCTATACAATAAATAGAAAAGCCAATCGATTTGGACACTGTACAAGAAATGATAGGATGTTGAACCATGCTGCTTGCGGAGAAGCAGACATAAAATGTGGAAGGCTGCAGTGTAGCAATGTCACTCATGTTCCCCGGTTGCAGGAACATGTTTCATTCCATCAGTCAAAGATCTCGGGGGTCTGGTGTTGGGGAGTAGACAGTCACTATTCCCCAGAAACAACTGATGTTGGTCATGTGAGAAGTGGTACCCCCTGCGCTCCTGAGAGGTTCTGTCTCAATAGCACTTGCACTGCTCGTATAGATGCAATAACTTATGACTGTCCCCCTGAGAAATGCAATCATAGAGGAATTTGCAACAATAGAAGGAATTGCCATTGCCATGTAGGCTGGGAGCCTCCACTGTGCTTAAAGAGAGGTCCTGGAGGGAGCATGGACAGCGGACCCAGTTCAGGAAGAATTCGCTCGGTAAAAACAAGCCAAGCATCGATCCTGTATTTGAAACTGGTCTTTGGTCGCATTTATGCCTTCATAGCTGCACTCCTCTTCGGTGTGGCCACCAATGTTAAAAATGTCAAGACCTCCAGAGTTAAGGAAGTGATAGTAGgtgataaataa